The Sulfuriferula thiophila genome includes a window with the following:
- a CDS encoding FixH family protein, whose protein sequence is MNLVQTLFGGTVLVILIHWLLGRFGIANYWRGVVSAAVVSIAILSYSLINGLSLDIVSVHLAVFLTTATAMTLLGRPEQQSGKGLHWVPKIFIGFFAILFVVDGAFVSISTKGVSTYIASLFLPRAKIHPVYTGFSGVTEHNEQAAKAENQHLKQLSSLRELGWGIEVVGVKQLVAGNKLTNAVDVRINDKNNMPIENAIVTVQFFRAGNVEAQAQTRLEDVGKGSYSGQFSIPDAGSWIMRTIIDAEGKRIQVERDVVVKTAA, encoded by the coding sequence ATGAATTTGGTGCAAACGTTGTTCGGCGGTACGGTTCTAGTTATTCTTATCCATTGGTTACTTGGGCGGTTTGGTATTGCAAACTACTGGCGTGGTGTTGTATCTGCTGCTGTCGTCAGTATAGCAATCCTGAGCTATAGCCTTATTAATGGTTTAAGCCTTGATATAGTGTCAGTGCATTTAGCTGTATTTTTAACAACAGCTACAGCCATGACCTTACTGGGTCGTCCCGAGCAGCAATCAGGTAAGGGATTGCACTGGGTACCAAAAATATTTATCGGGTTTTTTGCAATCCTGTTTGTAGTTGATGGAGCATTTGTTTCCATTTCAACCAAAGGCGTGTCGACTTATATCGCCAGTCTGTTTTTACCACGGGCAAAAATCCATCCTGTATATACCGGATTTTCTGGTGTTACCGAACATAATGAACAAGCCGCAAAAGCCGAGAACCAGCACCTGAAACAGCTATCCAGTTTACGTGAGCTAGGATGGGGTATCGAGGTTGTTGGCGTTAAACAGTTAGTTGCCGGCAATAAACTGACTAATGCCGTAGACGTAAGGATAAACGACAAGAATAATATGCCGATTGAGAATGCCATAGTGACGGTGCAGTTCTTCCGTGCAGGTAATGTTGAAGCTCAGGCACAAACACGATTAGAGGATGTGGGTAAGGGTAGTTACTCTGGTCAATTCAGTATCCCCGACGCGGGTAGTTGGATCATGCGCACAATCATTGATGCAGAGGGTAAGCGCATTCAGGTTGAGCGTGATGTTGTTGTCAAGACAGCAGCCTGA
- the ccoG gene encoding cytochrome c oxidase accessory protein CcoG, which translates to MSTGIEQPIQFYEKRMPIVTRSVKGRFRNLKSAILVLAYAVYFALPWLPWSRHDAMSQAVMFDMDGRRFFIFDLVVYPQNVFWLALLLFISAIILFFATSLIGRAFCGYFCFQTLWTDLFIWVERLIQGERPARLRLLKQPWNMEKIAKIGLTHFIWLLIAFWTGMTFVLYFGYAPDILHRFFIGHAAYAAYVGVIGLTLSTYAAAGFMREQICAYVCPYGRFQSVMYDPETLAVAYDARRGEGENGRISPKGELKNRDVRQAQGHGDCIDCGFCVQVCPAGIDIRDGLQYRCISCGLCIDACNNIMDSMDYPRGLIRYDSEANLAAPVVKPPYIDWKRWKLAGYLIAILGMSAGLIYSIEERTDFEHSVQQIRQPLFVILSSGEIRNRYQIRLTNKSDRDVVYSISAKHLPPGALDLGSMQNVTVHSGKSVIVQASVKLQPEQTEKYKHFEFVIQSLTDRDDHAEEAANFYSEKAEK; encoded by the coding sequence ATGAGTACAGGAATCGAACAGCCTATCCAGTTTTACGAAAAGCGCATGCCTATCGTAACCCGGTCCGTCAAGGGGCGTTTCCGGAACCTGAAATCTGCCATACTGGTGTTAGCGTACGCAGTCTATTTTGCGTTGCCTTGGTTGCCCTGGTCGAGGCATGATGCGATGTCTCAGGCGGTTATGTTTGATATGGATGGACGCCGATTCTTTATTTTTGATCTGGTCGTTTATCCGCAAAATGTGTTTTGGTTAGCCTTGTTGTTATTTATTTCCGCAATCATATTGTTCTTTGCAACATCTCTAATTGGGCGCGCTTTCTGCGGCTATTTCTGTTTTCAGACTTTGTGGACTGATTTGTTTATCTGGGTAGAAAGACTAATCCAAGGCGAGCGTCCTGCGCGGCTACGTTTGCTTAAACAGCCGTGGAATATGGAAAAAATTGCAAAGATTGGGCTCACGCATTTCATTTGGCTATTAATCGCATTCTGGACCGGAATGACGTTTGTATTGTATTTCGGTTATGCTCCGGACATCCTGCACCGTTTCTTTATAGGGCATGCTGCATACGCCGCATATGTAGGCGTCATTGGTTTGACGTTAAGTACGTACGCGGCAGCAGGGTTCATGCGGGAACAAATCTGTGCTTATGTATGTCCATATGGGCGATTTCAGAGCGTAATGTATGATCCGGAAACATTGGCGGTTGCTTATGATGCACGCCGAGGAGAAGGTGAGAATGGCCGCATTTCACCTAAAGGTGAATTGAAAAATCGTGATGTCCGTCAGGCACAAGGTCATGGAGATTGTATTGATTGCGGATTCTGCGTACAGGTGTGCCCTGCAGGTATTGATATTCGTGATGGTCTGCAATACCGTTGTATTTCATGTGGTCTGTGTATTGACGCATGTAATAACATAATGGATTCCATGGACTACCCCAGGGGGCTGATACGTTACGATTCTGAGGCGAATTTAGCTGCTCCAGTAGTCAAGCCGCCTTATATTGATTGGAAAAGGTGGAAGCTCGCTGGTTATTTGATTGCAATTCTGGGTATGTCTGCGGGTTTGATTTATAGCATAGAAGAACGTACCGATTTCGAGCACAGTGTTCAGCAGATCAGACAGCCTCTGTTTGTTATTTTATCTAGTGGTGAGATTCGTAACCGTTATCAAATTCGGCTTACCAATAAATCAGACCGGGATGTTGTCTATAGCATCAGTGCAAAACACCTGCCTCCAGGCGCATTGGATTTGGGGTCAATGCAGAATGTCACCGTTCATAGCGGCAAGAGTGTCATCGTTCAGGCAAGTGTTAAGTTACAGCCAGAACAGACTGAAAAATATAAACATTTTGAATTTGTCATTCAGTCTCTCACAGATCGGGATGATCATGCAGAGGAAGCGGCAAATTTCTACAGTGAGAAGGCGGAAAAATGA
- the ccoP gene encoding cytochrome-c oxidase, cbb3-type subunit III has protein sequence MSQDNKQSQGPQTTGHAWDGDLQEFNNPIPNWWLVAFYISVASAVIYWFLYPAWPVGGSYTKGFDTITYVNDKGVTKTTHWNTRALLMAETNVAVAAQKPYYTKVASTPFEQITKDPELNSFVVSAGKQIFSDNCAPCHQQGGAGKLGFAPNLTDDDWLYGGHFANIQQTITGGRHGYMPPFAEALNETQISQLADYVLSLSKVAVNPASAQAGDVLFHSETAACFYCHGANAKGRQEIGSANLTDKIWLWANVPGAETVAAKEDAVKAVIRNGLNKGVMPAWQDRLSADQIKLLAVYVHELGGGK, from the coding sequence ATGAGTCAGGATAATAAGCAATCACAAGGACCGCAGACCACAGGTCATGCTTGGGACGGGGATTTACAGGAATTCAACAACCCTATACCAAACTGGTGGTTAGTAGCGTTTTACATAAGTGTTGCATCAGCTGTGATTTATTGGTTCTTATATCCAGCATGGCCAGTTGGCGGTAGTTATACCAAAGGTTTTGATACCATTACCTACGTGAATGACAAAGGCGTAACTAAAACAACGCATTGGAATACGCGTGCATTGCTAATGGCAGAAACCAACGTGGCGGTTGCAGCACAAAAACCGTATTACACCAAGGTTGCAAGCACACCTTTTGAACAAATCACCAAAGACCCAGAGCTGAACAGTTTTGTGGTCTCGGCTGGTAAACAGATATTTTCTGATAACTGTGCACCTTGCCATCAGCAAGGTGGTGCTGGTAAATTGGGCTTTGCGCCTAACCTGACAGATGATGACTGGTTGTATGGTGGGCATTTTGCAAATATTCAGCAAACTATCACAGGTGGTCGCCATGGTTACATGCCGCCATTTGCGGAAGCTTTGAATGAAACCCAAATTTCGCAGCTGGCTGATTATGTCCTGAGTTTGTCTAAAGTGGCAGTTAATCCAGCAAGCGCGCAAGCGGGTGACGTACTGTTCCATTCAGAAACTGCAGCATGTTTCTACTGTCATGGTGCAAATGCTAAAGGACGCCAGGAAATTGGTTCTGCTAACTTGACCGACAAGATCTGGTTGTGGGCTAACGTACCGGGAGCTGAAACGGTAGCGGCTAAAGAAGATGCTGTTAAGGCTGTAATTCGTAATGGCCTAAATAAGGGTGTTATGCCAGCCTGGCAAGATCGTCTCTCCGCTGATCAAATTAAGTTACTGGCTGTTTACGTGCACGAACTGGGTGGTGGTAAGTAA
- a CDS encoding cbb3-type cytochrome oxidase subunit 3, translating into MEWLNWFASFENTKPVALVILFVTFVLIVLYVFGNKKRSERLESYKNMPFLDDESETKEDKK; encoded by the coding sequence ATGGAATGGCTAAATTGGTTCGCGTCGTTTGAGAATACGAAACCTGTAGCACTGGTAATATTATTTGTTACTTTTGTGTTGATAGTGCTCTATGTGTTTGGTAACAAGAAGCGTAGCGAACGGCTGGAGAGCTATAAAAATATGCCGTTCCTTGATGATGAATCTGAAACCAAGGAAGATAAAAAATGA
- the ccoO gene encoding cytochrome-c oxidase, cbb3-type subunit II: protein MFNFKHEWIETNVGLLLVLTMLAISVGGLVEIAPLFFIKDTVEKVDGVRPYTPLEQRGRDIFQREGCYLCHSQMIRPFRDEALRYGHYSLAAESQYDHPFQWGSKRTGPDLARVGKKYSNEWHVAHLLNPKSMVPQSVMPNYPWLLSTELDISDISDRMKALRAVGVPYSLNQDEYEANVKKFGADTAKMLSIADARKNLIAQAQEGNYDGDRSSISEMDALVAYLQVLGTMVDFRKYDDDAFVKYR from the coding sequence TGGGTGGTCTGGTAGAAATAGCACCATTATTCTTTATTAAAGACACGGTAGAGAAAGTGGATGGTGTACGCCCGTATACTCCTTTGGAGCAGCGTGGTCGTGACATATTCCAGCGTGAAGGTTGCTATTTGTGCCACTCGCAAATGATTCGTCCTTTCCGTGACGAGGCGTTGCGTTACGGCCACTATTCTTTGGCGGCAGAATCACAGTATGACCATCCGTTCCAGTGGGGTTCCAAGCGTACCGGACCAGATTTGGCTCGCGTAGGTAAAAAGTACTCAAATGAATGGCATGTCGCGCACTTGCTGAATCCAAAATCAATGGTGCCGCAATCCGTGATGCCTAACTACCCATGGTTGCTGTCTACTGAGCTGGATATTTCAGACATATCTGATCGTATGAAAGCATTGCGTGCCGTTGGTGTACCTTATTCGCTGAATCAAGATGAATATGAGGCCAATGTTAAGAAATTTGGTGCTGATACTGCCAAGATGCTAAGTATTGCAGACGCTCGTAAGAACTTGATTGCGCAAGCGCAAGAAGGCAACTATGACGGCGATCGCAGCAGTATTTCAGAAATGGATGCTCTGGTAGCGTATCTGCAAGTATTGGGAACGATGGTTGATTTCCGCAAATACGACGATGATGCATTCGTCAAATATCGTTAA